From the genome of Flavobacterium luteolum, one region includes:
- a CDS encoding TolC family protein: MKIYITGLIAVLMIHTAKAQQPLTLNMEKAKELALKNRFDVQANRYDTEIAEKEIKGRKQAYIPDLKITGNVSYHPQIQAILVPPGFGGITEPTLLALGAKSISIYSLELNQPILSSSLRNDIKIAENSAQWQAERNRGKEIEIKQKVSEAYLNVLLRDLQQKIALNEEKRYSEYFNLAQGRYDNGALIENDYLRAKLDYQNAKQQSSVTTQNYEISLNTLRHEINVENNVKLELSDKLEDSFLKELPDVTAAQQNNRTEIRQLEFEKIDQNLKLKKQRQSVLPSLSLVANYSQQFQNMEFNYDYTDTQWWSGFSAIGLKLSIPLTEHFTNAVSVDQLLLKTRQTEFNFQQKKADISYEINQAVISLSNAQTNAVRTKDSYDLAQKVYENQQQQLPYGALSYDTILNTESSMTSAEQNYIKASYEFLLAKLNYEMAAGTL; encoded by the coding sequence ATGAAAATCTATATAACAGGACTGATAGCCGTATTAATGATTCATACAGCAAAAGCCCAGCAGCCTCTGACGCTGAACATGGAAAAAGCAAAAGAACTTGCTCTTAAAAATCGTTTTGATGTACAGGCCAACAGATACGATACAGAAATAGCTGAAAAAGAAATTAAAGGGCGAAAACAGGCCTACATTCCCGATTTAAAAATTACAGGAAATGTCAGTTATCATCCTCAGATTCAAGCGATACTTGTACCGCCGGGTTTTGGAGGAATTACTGAACCAACCCTACTGGCTCTGGGAGCAAAAAGCATCAGTATCTATTCACTGGAACTAAACCAGCCTATACTTTCCTCATCACTTCGAAATGATATAAAAATAGCAGAAAATTCAGCTCAATGGCAGGCTGAGAGAAACAGAGGAAAAGAAATTGAAATCAAACAAAAAGTCAGTGAAGCATACCTAAATGTGCTTCTGCGTGATTTGCAGCAAAAAATTGCTCTTAATGAAGAAAAAAGATATTCAGAATATTTTAATCTTGCTCAGGGCAGGTACGATAATGGTGCCTTAATCGAAAATGACTATCTGCGTGCAAAACTTGATTATCAAAATGCAAAGCAGCAGTCCTCAGTCACCACACAAAATTATGAGATCAGCTTAAATACGCTTCGCCATGAAATCAACGTGGAGAACAATGTCAAGTTAGAACTGTCTGATAAGCTTGAAGACTCTTTTTTAAAAGAGCTGCCAGATGTTACAGCTGCCCAGCAGAATAACAGAACCGAAATAAGACAGCTGGAGTTTGAGAAAATCGATCAAAATTTAAAATTAAAAAAACAGCGCCAGTCTGTTCTTCCGTCATTATCACTAGTAGCAAACTACTCTCAGCAGTTTCAGAATATGGAATTTAACTATGATTATACTGATACACAGTGGTGGTCGGGATTTAGCGCAATAGGATTAAAACTGAGCATACCGCTGACAGAACATTTTACCAATGCTGTTAGTGTCGACCAATTACTTTTAAAGACCAGACAGACTGAGTTTAATTTCCAACAGAAAAAAGCTGACATTTCTTACGAGATTAATCAAGCGGTGATATCCCTTAGCAATGCACAGACAAATGCAGTACGCACAAAAGACAGTTATGATCTTGCGCAAAAAGTTTATGAAAATCAGCAGCAGCAGCTTCCATATGGTGCTTTAAGCTATGATACAATTCTTAACACGGAATCCTCCATGACCAGTGCAGAGCAGAATTACATCAAAGCATCTTATGAATTTCTTCTGGCTAAATTAAATTATGAAATGGCTGCAGGCACTTTGTAA
- a CDS encoding PKD-like family lipoprotein, with the protein MASCQTDDQDFSYDPTNEISVVTDTTSYSVIQFETLNIVPEISNSIKDDRTYKYEWSAYATLSGKTPVVLSTEKDLNEPIGLDVNTYHLVYSITDTKTGVVYTQRYTLKVDSGFYEGWLVANNKDGRGQLSFIRKDGLVIYNPAEEVNGKTYSGMAFDAAAPINDLTDNHQIYYFASDNIYLFDANSFTELSTSEKLFGLPLVSSAPADVAIGSLSSTAYIVNNGKIHSTSMFAGFEGAYTAPLTGDYDSVYPMAFVNQSFNAYFGNTYFYDNIRKKFVFAAMGEVRINAAAATASNAFFNMASVNRTMLVAAKGTAGRYHFIMKDDSTSKCYLYSLNNGIPSANKEIALAGIDQITSFDAISSGAELAYIGLGNKLYKYDIAANTTVEIYEFPATAKIADIKTYKNPYLDFSINPTDPQHNKKITVAVNNGGSGEVFVFSLSGTGTIVNSTFSEHYTGFGEIKSVAYRNK; encoded by the coding sequence ATGGCCAGCTGTCAGACCGACGACCAGGATTTTAGTTATGATCCGACTAACGAAATATCAGTTGTGACCGATACAACCAGCTACAGTGTTATCCAGTTTGAAACCCTGAATATTGTTCCAGAAATTTCGAACTCTATAAAGGATGACAGAACTTATAAGTATGAATGGTCTGCCTATGCTACCCTTTCAGGGAAAACACCAGTTGTATTATCCACAGAAAAAGACCTTAATGAACCTATAGGACTTGATGTAAATACCTATCATCTAGTATACAGTATCACTGATACAAAAACAGGAGTCGTATATACACAAAGATACACCCTTAAAGTAGATTCTGGTTTTTATGAAGGCTGGCTGGTTGCAAACAATAAAGATGGGCGCGGACAGCTCTCTTTCATCCGAAAAGACGGCCTTGTAATTTACAATCCTGCTGAAGAAGTTAATGGCAAGACCTATTCCGGAATGGCTTTTGACGCTGCAGCACCAATTAATGATTTAACAGATAATCATCAGATATATTATTTCGCATCCGATAATATTTATCTTTTTGACGCCAACAGTTTTACTGAGCTGAGCACTAGCGAAAAACTATTTGGACTACCATTAGTTTCATCTGCACCTGCAGATGTAGCTATAGGTTCACTGAGTTCTACTGCATATATTGTCAACAACGGCAAAATTCACTCAACAAGCATGTTTGCAGGTTTCGAGGGAGCTTATACAGCACCATTGACAGGTGATTATGATTCTGTTTATCCTATGGCTTTTGTAAACCAATCCTTTAATGCATACTTCGGAAATACATACTTCTACGATAATATCAGGAAAAAATTTGTATTCGCTGCGATGGGAGAAGTACGCATAAATGCTGCAGCTGCTACTGCTTCAAATGCATTTTTCAACATGGCCTCTGTTAACCGCACCATGCTTGTGGCAGCAAAAGGAACCGCAGGCAGGTATCATTTCATTATGAAGGACGACAGCACTTCAAAATGTTACCTGTATTCTCTAAACAATGGTATACCTTCTGCCAATAAAGAAATTGCGCTGGCCGGAATTGACCAGATCACAAGTTTTGATGCAATTTCCAGCGGTGCAGAACTGGCATATATTGGTCTAGGAAATAAATTATACAAATATGATATCGCAGCCAATACAACTGTTGAAATTTATGAATTCCCAGCCACAGCGAAAATTGCAGATATAAAAACATATAAAAACCCTTATCTGGACTTTTCAATAAACCCTACAGACCCGCAGCACAATAAAAAAATTACAGTTGCTGTTAACAATGGCGGCAGCGGTGAAGTTTTTGTTTTCAGTCTTTCAGGAACTGGTACTATCGTTAACAGCACTTTTTCTGAACATTACACCGGTTTTGGGGAAATAAAATCAGTAGCATACAGAAATAAATAA
- a CDS encoding TlpA disulfide reductase family protein — protein MKKNKSRLFYSIVLLGIINFAAAQNLTIKGSIADLNQNIEIVEFTEDGTKTIKSIPVENGIFSDKFEVGTEPKKYRIKIFQLLVATYLEPGTLTITGDMTDYKTIKFSGLKTVDEYAAYREEHRAAQKAEEAKDGAKFGISESAALRAKFNKQWVAAHPDSYVAFDLIAELYNNYDEVKAYYDFLSPKLKASSRGIALKEKMETMKRGAKGMEILNFTLKDVDGKDVNIQSYKGKYVLIDFWASWCKPCRAENPNVLAAYNKYKDKNFTVLSVSIDDSPEKWKAAIKEDGLPWTQVRDRENKKSKVMDYYNINAIPSTFLIDKNGIIIAQDLRGGALEEKLTEVLK, from the coding sequence ATGAAAAAAAACAAATCCAGACTATTTTACAGTATCGTACTGCTGGGAATAATAAACTTTGCGGCAGCGCAGAATCTAACTATAAAAGGTTCCATTGCCGATCTTAACCAAAACATTGAAATAGTTGAATTTACGGAGGACGGAACAAAAACTATTAAAAGCATACCTGTTGAAAACGGAATATTCTCCGATAAGTTTGAAGTAGGCACCGAACCTAAAAAATACAGAATCAAGATTTTTCAGCTGCTGGTAGCTACATATCTTGAACCGGGAACACTAACGATTACAGGTGATATGACTGATTATAAAACTATTAAATTTTCAGGATTAAAAACTGTAGATGAATATGCCGCTTACAGGGAAGAGCACCGTGCTGCACAGAAAGCAGAAGAAGCAAAAGACGGCGCTAAATTTGGGATCAGTGAGAGTGCCGCTCTTCGTGCTAAGTTTAACAAGCAGTGGGTAGCAGCTCATCCAGACAGTTACGTCGCTTTTGATTTAATCGCGGAACTTTATAATAACTACGATGAAGTTAAGGCATATTATGACTTTCTAAGCCCAAAATTAAAAGCTTCTTCAAGAGGTATTGCTCTTAAAGAGAAAATGGAAACTATGAAAAGAGGAGCCAAAGGAATGGAAATTCTAAATTTCACATTGAAAGATGTAGACGGGAAAGATGTAAATATACAGTCTTACAAAGGAAAGTATGTTCTCATCGATTTCTGGGCAAGCTGGTGTAAACCATGCCGTGCAGAAAATCCAAACGTACTGGCAGCATATAATAAATATAAAGATAAAAACTTTACCGTTCTAAGCGTTTCAATTGATGACAGCCCGGAGAAATGGAAAGCTGCAATTAAAGAAGATGGACTACCTTGGACTCAGGTAAGAGACAGAGAAAACAAAAAAAGCAAAGTAATGGACTATTATAACATTAATGCCATCCCTTCTACTTTTTTAATTGATAAGAATGGAATAATCATCGCTCAGGATCTTCGCGGAGGAGCTTTAGAGGAAAAACTTACAGAAGTACTAAAGTAA
- a CDS encoding HlyD family secretion protein has translation MEKVEEKEETKVTSKKKIIILAVLILIIGAGAYYWLSGRNYETSDNAQLDGDIVTLKAGVTAYVDKIYFTDNQQVKKGDTLIRFNTTALEAKVLKSEASLADAYAQIKVSSRRADAGINNAASSLSTANSNQQAVIAAKTNLKRAEEDFERSKKLLEIKAVTRQQHEIILAQLGISKADYAKALSSQQASIATANGQQASAQSDKEQIGTAKALLEQRKADLILAKEDLDHAYVIAPRSGLVTKRYVQEGSYITAGQSLCAVIDYGNLWIIANFKETQLGKIKPGQSVEIKIDAFPDLKLKGKIQSAGGATGAKFSLMPPDNASGNFVKVVQRIPVRIQLDKTEQRNFSALYPGLSAFVKVKIK, from the coding sequence ATGGAAAAAGTAGAAGAAAAAGAAGAAACAAAGGTAACATCTAAAAAAAAAATAATCATTCTAGCTGTACTGATTTTAATTATTGGGGCAGGCGCATATTATTGGCTTAGCGGCCGTAACTACGAAACAAGCGACAACGCACAGCTGGATGGCGATATTGTAACTCTCAAGGCAGGAGTAACAGCCTATGTTGATAAAATATACTTTACTGACAACCAGCAGGTAAAAAAAGGTGATACACTGATTCGTTTTAATACCACTGCACTTGAAGCAAAAGTACTAAAGTCCGAAGCTTCCTTAGCTGATGCCTATGCACAGATAAAAGTAAGCTCAAGACGCGCAGATGCAGGTATCAACAATGCTGCTTCATCACTAAGCACAGCAAATTCCAATCAGCAGGCTGTCATTGCTGCGAAAACAAATCTTAAAAGGGCTGAAGAAGATTTTGAACGCAGTAAAAAACTTTTAGAAATAAAAGCAGTAACCAGACAACAGCACGAAATCATTCTTGCCCAGCTGGGAATATCCAAAGCAGACTATGCAAAGGCACTCAGCAGCCAGCAGGCTTCCATAGCGACGGCAAACGGACAGCAGGCCTCAGCGCAATCTGACAAAGAACAAATTGGAACTGCCAAGGCCCTTTTGGAACAGCGTAAAGCAGACCTGATACTGGCGAAAGAAGATTTGGATCATGCTTATGTCATTGCACCCCGATCAGGACTAGTCACCAAAAGATATGTGCAGGAAGGAAGCTACATTACAGCCGGACAAAGCTTATGTGCTGTGATTGATTATGGAAATTTGTGGATAATAGCCAATTTTAAAGAAACACAGTTGGGTAAAATAAAGCCCGGACAATCCGTAGAGATCAAAATAGATGCTTTTCCAGATTTAAAATTAAAAGGTAAAATACAATCTGCGGGAGGAGCTACAGGAGCAAAGTTTTCTCTTATGCCACCCGACAATGCCAGTGGAAATTTTGTAAAGGTTGTCCAGCGTATACCTGTAAGGATACAGCTCGATAAAACTGAACAGCGTAATTTCTCAGCACTTTATCCCGGCTTGAGCGCATTTGTAAAAGTTAAAATAAAATAA
- a CDS encoding helix-turn-helix domain-containing protein, which yields MLAYSIYQKEDLINRIASLKLFRPQFPSLLFIKAGTITFKVNKQLNTYSKNDVAFIMPRNVYEFIEISSDSYLYLIDINVKTYKKLRFKFNRFEMYRAVNFQQRNSISVHSEDFTSSMLPLLDILYYYKQEKEHAVYNNEIVTQLFTSLIYMVVSHVDKALNSSATELSVRKKQLVFDFLELATKNFNEHRELKYYSDLLNVSIKYLSICNKEVTGFPPTYILKQLILREAYNRLADENEKIANISDDLKFSDLASFSKFFKKNSGVSPYQFRKEIKSAEII from the coding sequence ATGCTTGCATATTCTATTTATCAAAAAGAAGATTTAATAAATCGAATCGCTTCGCTTAAGCTGTTCAGACCACAGTTCCCCTCACTTCTTTTTATTAAGGCAGGCACAATAACTTTTAAAGTAAATAAGCAGCTTAACACTTATTCAAAGAATGATGTTGCATTTATAATGCCTCGAAATGTTTATGAATTTATTGAAATTTCTTCAGATAGCTATCTTTACCTGATAGACATAAATGTCAAAACATATAAAAAACTGCGTTTTAAATTTAATCGTTTTGAAATGTACAGAGCTGTAAATTTCCAGCAGCGTAATTCCATATCTGTGCACTCAGAAGATTTTACCTCATCAATGCTGCCCCTTCTTGATATACTTTACTATTATAAACAAGAAAAGGAACACGCCGTATACAATAATGAAATTGTCACCCAATTATTTACCTCTCTGATCTACATGGTGGTCAGCCATGTTGACAAAGCTTTAAATTCAAGTGCTACAGAACTAAGTGTAAGAAAAAAGCAATTGGTATTTGATTTTCTGGAACTGGCTACAAAAAATTTCAATGAACATAGAGAACTTAAGTATTATTCAGACCTGCTCAATGTGAGTATCAAATATCTTTCAATATGCAATAAGGAAGTTACGGGATTCCCTCCAACCTACATTTTAAAGCAGCTGATTTTAAGGGAAGCATATAACAGGCTTGCAGATGAAAATGAAAAAATTGCTAATATTTCAGATGACTTAAAATTTTCGGATCTTGCTTCTTTTTCGAAATTCTTTAAAAAAAACAGCGGTGTCTCTCCATATCAATTTCGCAAAGAAATAAAGAGTGCCGAGATTATCTAA
- a CDS encoding MFS transporter, which translates to MNTTIKERSNTNVKKILPVILATSIFMQMLDSTILNTSITSIAKDLNESPLEMQNAIISYVLTLALFMPVSGFLSDKYGTKKVFIAALHLFSIGSLLCAISQNLTHLVIARVIQGIGGSLMTPVGKLALIRTFPKKELLKAMNFAIVPALIGPVLGPLVGGYMVDYLSWHWIFLINIPIALLAIILSVQFMPDYKSPVIDFDLKGFLIFASASLLLSIALELFGSTVRLSPILMILMSGFMMLYWYYRHAVRDDNPLFPLNLFQVRTFRVGILGNLATRLGFSSIPLLLPMMIQIAYGQSAVTSGWIVAPMALTAMFGKSAVIKILNIFGYRKTLMINTFIIGILICTLAIPSIHTSIYWYVPIIAVLGFFNSIQFTSMNSISIADLRNYHTSSGNSLVSVNQQLAIGFGIALGLLVLKIFQGDVKLIHNEIHNAFRYTFLVVGALTILSGLVFRRLHFKDGDNLKSPS; encoded by the coding sequence ATGAATACAACTATTAAAGAACGCAGCAACACAAATGTAAAAAAAATACTGCCTGTAATTTTGGCAACCTCCATCTTTATGCAGATGCTGGATTCCACGATTCTTAATACCTCAATAACCTCTATAGCAAAGGACTTAAACGAATCTCCTCTTGAGATGCAGAATGCTATTATAAGCTACGTTTTGACCCTAGCTCTTTTTATGCCTGTAAGCGGGTTCCTGTCTGACAAATACGGCACAAAAAAAGTTTTCATTGCTGCACTGCATTTGTTTAGTATCGGATCTCTGTTATGTGCAATTTCGCAGAATTTAACACATTTGGTTATTGCCCGGGTTATTCAGGGCATTGGAGGAAGTTTGATGACTCCGGTAGGCAAGCTGGCTCTAATCCGAACATTTCCTAAAAAAGAACTATTGAAAGCAATGAATTTTGCCATTGTCCCCGCTCTGATAGGTCCGGTGCTCGGACCGCTGGTAGGCGGATACATGGTTGATTATTTATCCTGGCACTGGATTTTCTTAATTAACATCCCGATAGCTCTTCTGGCGATTATTTTAAGTGTCCAATTTATGCCCGACTACAAGTCTCCCGTCATAGATTTTGACCTAAAAGGATTTCTTATTTTTGCATCAGCTTCTTTACTTTTATCTATTGCTTTAGAGCTGTTTGGCAGTACTGTGCGTCTCTCCCCTATTCTAATGATTTTGATGTCTGGATTTATGATGCTTTACTGGTATTACCGCCATGCAGTGAGAGATGACAATCCTCTTTTTCCTTTAAACTTATTTCAGGTGCGAACATTTCGAGTTGGAATACTAGGCAATCTGGCTACCCGTCTTGGTTTCAGCTCCATCCCGCTGTTGCTGCCGATGATGATTCAGATTGCTTACGGGCAGTCCGCCGTCACCTCAGGATGGATTGTCGCACCTATGGCGCTGACCGCAATGTTTGGCAAATCCGCAGTGATAAAAATTTTAAATATTTTTGGATATAGAAAAACGTTAATGATCAACACTTTTATAATAGGAATACTAATTTGTACACTTGCCATACCGTCAATCCACACTTCCATCTACTGGTACGTCCCTATTATTGCAGTATTGGGTTTCTTTAACTCCATACAATTTACCTCCATGAACTCCATTTCTATCGCAGATTTAAGAAATTATCATACCAGCAGCGGCAACTCTCTTGTTTCTGTCAATCAGCAGCTGGCAATTGGTTTTGGGATTGCACTTGGTCTTCTTGTACTCAAAATTTTTCAAGGCGATGTAAAATTAATTCATAACGAAATTCACAATGCATTTCGTTACACCTTTTTAGTTGTGGGTGCATTAACAATCTTATCAGGCCTTGTATTTAGAAGACTTCATTTTAAAGATGGGGATAACTTGAAATCCCCAAGTTAA
- a CDS encoding RNA polymerase sigma factor: MQQSDKLILEKLKKGEDSQSAFKELFDLYYVPLAAYSLKFCNSYIAAEDIVQEVFIKFWDQQLYFKCEETAAPYLYRAVKNNSLQFIQRDKTIYFESIESQINLIYDDDFLDEKAIETRKTKLYQEIEALPAKGREVFTAIVFHNKTYNEVAAELNISINTVKTHYTRSLKQLRTALYLLIIFLFIK; this comes from the coding sequence ATGCAGCAAAGCGATAAATTAATACTGGAAAAACTGAAAAAAGGGGAAGACAGCCAGAGTGCATTCAAAGAGCTCTTTGACCTATACTATGTCCCTTTAGCAGCCTACTCCTTAAAATTCTGCAACTCGTACATCGCTGCCGAAGATATTGTTCAGGAAGTTTTTATCAAATTCTGGGACCAGCAGCTTTATTTCAAATGTGAGGAAACAGCTGCCCCTTATCTTTATCGGGCTGTGAAAAATAATTCGCTGCAGTTTATACAGCGGGACAAAACGATTTATTTTGAAAGCATCGAAAGCCAGATTAATTTAATATATGACGATGACTTTCTGGATGAAAAAGCAATTGAAACCAGAAAGACAAAACTGTATCAGGAAATCGAAGCACTACCTGCAAAAGGAAGGGAAGTATTTACTGCGATTGTATTTCATAATAAAACATATAACGAAGTTGCAGCAGAATTAAACATCTCCATAAACACAGTTAAAACCCACTATACAAGATCATTAAAACAATTACGCACGGCATTATATTTATTAATTATATTTTTATTTATAAAATAA
- a CDS encoding FecR family protein, which translates to MLTKEENILPLITAYLSNELTANEHAELKAMLLEEEYEQIFLEHVAAYRNSRQINFVQTIDVNKAWEKTVSKVSHPLQNAPHIKSDAALSYKSILKYAAIFIFLLTGTYFLSEYFTASQPLTAAVKGEENIVITMADGTKKIINSNSKSSLKNSSGAVIASQSGNSATYGGSSNYASLQYNTISIPYGKKFTLFLSDGTKVELNAGSTLRYPEEFIKQSANREVYVTGEAYFEVSKDTKHPFLVHSNTMDVKVLGTHFNFRSYSEEKSSSVVLLEGAVEVKSASGDAVNLKPDEMGVLDKNSNSLNKEEVFARNYTAWVDGQLIFRKVPLDIIIRALERHFNVEIENQSTLLNKSLLNANFGSDNLEKVMKYMQDDFGLKYKVKNNKIIIY; encoded by the coding sequence ATGTTAACTAAGGAAGAAAATATACTGCCTCTCATAACAGCTTATCTCAGTAATGAGCTTACAGCTAATGAGCACGCTGAACTAAAGGCAATGCTTTTAGAGGAGGAATATGAACAGATTTTCCTGGAGCATGTTGCTGCATACAGAAATTCCAGACAGATAAATTTTGTCCAGACCATAGATGTAAATAAAGCCTGGGAAAAGACAGTTTCTAAAGTGTCCCATCCATTACAGAATGCACCGCACATCAAATCTGATGCAGCATTATCATACAAATCGATTTTAAAATATGCGGCCATCTTTATTTTTCTGCTGACAGGAACTTATTTTTTATCAGAATATTTTACTGCATCCCAGCCTTTGACTGCCGCAGTTAAAGGGGAAGAAAATATAGTAATAACAATGGCCGACGGAACAAAAAAGATCATTAACAGCAATTCAAAGAGTTCTTTAAAAAACTCATCTGGAGCAGTTATTGCAAGCCAGAGCGGCAATTCGGCAACTTATGGCGGATCATCAAATTATGCATCACTCCAGTATAATACGATAAGCATACCATATGGTAAAAAATTTACTCTTTTTCTTTCAGACGGAACTAAAGTAGAATTAAATGCAGGATCGACACTCCGATATCCAGAGGAATTCATAAAACAAAGTGCTAACCGGGAAGTCTATGTGACTGGTGAAGCTTATTTTGAAGTCTCAAAGGATACAAAACATCCTTTCCTTGTGCATTCCAATACTATGGACGTTAAAGTTCTGGGAACACATTTTAACTTCCGTTCATACTCAGAAGAAAAATCTTCTTCAGTTGTACTCCTGGAAGGTGCTGTAGAGGTCAAATCCGCATCTGGTGATGCAGTTAACTTAAAACCTGATGAAATGGGCGTGCTTGACAAAAACTCAAACAGCCTAAACAAGGAAGAGGTTTTTGCAAGAAATTATACCGCATGGGTAGACGGACAGCTAATCTTTCGCAAGGTGCCTCTTGATATCATAATTCGCGCACTTGAAAGGCATTTTAATGTCGAAATCGAAAATCAGAGCACTCTATTGAATAAAAGCCTTCTTAATGCAAATTTTGGAAGTGACAATCTGGAAAAAGTTATGAAATATATGCAGGATGATTTTGGTTTAAAATATAAAGTCAAAAATAATAAAATAATTATTTATTAA
- a CDS encoding DHA2 family efflux MFS transporter permease subunit, whose protein sequence is MSKTSETAPPIEYPTGSARFILVATTIVCALLELIDTTVVNVALSEISGNIGASTTEIAWVVTSYGIANVLVIPLSAMLSALFGRKRYFTGSVLVFTFASLMCGLSDNLWMLVLWRFIQGLGGGGLLSTSQSIIYGAFPPEKASTATAIFGLGVILGPTFGPVMGGFITDNFSWHWIFFINVPIGVVAALLAWKYVPNLAGVKKPDKMDWWGIIFLIIGLGSLQYMLEEGGAKDWFESTEITIFALLAVLGLSSFIWRELKIDYPAVNLRLYKNFNLSMGNILNLVVGTAVTGSVFIFPLFAQTSLGWTATQTGAFMIPGAMSTAVAMIVVARLTKAGVNPKIIMIIGTVLMSTFLIWISNASPDAGSSFFFIPFLLRGVGAAFMMSPVIGLAVAGLTGRDLAQATGLSNMLRQMGGAMGIAFINIFLNTRTAQARSALSVNFTDFNQYASERLAGLSQRLIESGYAADEAASGAYRLLVNSFTRQQAVLAYCQGFFLMGLIILGCIPIILLLRYKKKKIEKPALTGH, encoded by the coding sequence ATGAGTAAAACCTCAGAAACTGCTCCGCCAATAGAATACCCCACGGGATCAGCCAGATTCATTTTAGTTGCAACCACTATTGTCTGTGCTCTTCTTGAATTAATTGACACCACAGTGGTAAATGTGGCTTTGAGCGAAATAAGCGGTAATATTGGTGCAAGCACAACTGAAATCGCATGGGTAGTAACATCCTACGGTATTGCAAATGTTTTAGTTATACCGCTTTCTGCTATGCTCTCAGCGCTTTTTGGCCGTAAGAGATATTTTACGGGATCCGTACTAGTATTTACTTTTGCTTCCCTAATGTGCGGACTATCAGATAATTTATGGATGCTCGTTTTATGGCGTTTCATTCAGGGTCTTGGCGGCGGCGGACTATTATCTACATCTCAATCCATAATCTATGGGGCCTTCCCGCCTGAAAAAGCATCAACCGCTACTGCGATTTTTGGCCTTGGTGTGATCCTGGGACCAACATTCGGACCTGTAATGGGGGGATTTATTACTGATAATTTCAGCTGGCACTGGATATTTTTCATAAACGTGCCAATTGGAGTTGTTGCTGCTCTTCTGGCTTGGAAATATGTTCCCAATCTGGCAGGAGTCAAAAAGCCAGATAAGATGGACTGGTGGGGAATCATTTTTCTGATCATTGGTCTGGGAAGCCTTCAGTATATGCTGGAGGAAGGAGGAGCAAAAGACTGGTTTGAAAGTACTGAAATAACCATTTTTGCATTACTTGCAGTTCTTGGTCTATCCAGCTTTATCTGGCGTGAATTAAAAATTGACTATCCAGCTGTGAATTTAAGACTGTACAAAAATTTTAATTTAAGTATGGGAAATATACTTAACCTTGTTGTAGGCACCGCCGTAACGGGCTCGGTATTTATATTCCCTCTCTTTGCGCAGACCTCCCTTGGATGGACTGCAACCCAGACTGGAGCATTTATGATTCCTGGCGCTATGTCTACTGCTGTGGCGATGATAGTCGTGGCACGGCTTACCAAAGCAGGTGTAAATCCAAAAATCATAATGATAATCGGCACTGTGCTGATGTCTACATTTCTTATCTGGATTTCCAATGCATCACCCGATGCGGGAAGCAGTTTCTTTTTTATTCCATTTTTACTGCGGGGAGTAGGTGCCGCTTTTATGATGTCTCCTGTTATTGGACTTGCGGTAGCGGGTTTAACAGGACGTGATTTAGCACAAGCCACGGGGCTTTCCAACATGCTGCGTCAGATGGGCGGGGCTATGGGAATTGCTTTTATAAATATTTTTTTAAATACAAGAACCGCACAGGCTCGAAGCGCATTGTCTGTAAATTTTACAGATTTTAACCAGTATGCATCAGAACGTCTGGCCGGACTCAGCCAGAGACTTATCGAATCTGGATATGCAGCAGATGAAGCCGCCAGCGGTGCTTACAGACTTCTTGTAAACAGCTTTACACGCCAGCAGGCAGTACTTGCTTATTGTCAGGGATTTTTCCTCATGGGACTGATCATTCTCGGATGTATCCCTATAATACTTCTGCTTCGTTATAAAAAAAAGAAGATCGAAAAACCAGCCCTTACGGGCCATTAA